A single genomic interval of Pyrus communis chromosome 5, drPyrComm1.1, whole genome shotgun sequence harbors:
- the LOC137735602 gene encoding MLO-like protein 2 isoform X1 encodes MAELAKERTLEETPTWAVAVVCFVLLAVSIFIEHTIHLIGKWLARKDKRALVEALEKIKSELMLLGFLSLLLTVLQEPISDICISKSIGATWHPCKYNKSSKSGKNGRKLLEIFNPRRRLAVKGYDYCTEKGKVAFVSSYGIHQLHIFIFVLAVFHVLYCILTLGLGRYKMRTWKVWEKETKSIDYRQFYNDSERFRFARDTSFGRRHLNFWSKSPVSLWIVSFFRQFSHSVTKVDYLTLRHGFIMAHLAPGSESTFDFQKYINRSVEEDFKVIVGISPIIWFSAVLFLLSNTYELFPLWTGWYSYIWLPTIPLIIVLMVGTKLQVTITKMGLRIQESGDVVKGAPLVQPSDHLFWFGSPRFMLYLLHFVLFQNAFQMAFFAWSTYEFGITSCFHRSTEDIVVRLSFGVLVQVLCSYLTLPLYALVTQMGSTMKPTVFNEGVAAALKDWHHKAKKNTKHSRHSPSTTPFSSMPPSPSRGTSPVHLLHNHNYRSNDDEFYVSPSRANIEMGHWGTEGSSHSPNNNVGPSDGDEIRQMTNVRDLDQEPGSTELPRSPLPVRRTQSQHEVSFRSSDFSFAKAN; translated from the exons ATGGCTGAACTCGCTAAAGAGCGTACACTAGAGGAAACACCGACATGGGCTGTTGCTGTGGTCTGTTTTGTGTTGCTTGCAGTTTCAATCTTCATTGAACATACGATCCACCTCATAGGAAAG TGGCTAGCAAGGAAAGACAAGAGAGCTCTAGTTGAAGCACTTGAGAAGATCAAATCCG AGCTTATGCTGTTGGGATTTTTATCCTTGCTCCTAACTGTGCTGCAAGAACCAATCTCTGATATATGCATATCAAAAAGTATTGGAGCCACTTGGCATCCCTGCAAATATAATAAGTCATCAAAATCTGGAAAGAATGGTAGGAAACTTCTTGAGATCTTCAATCCCAGGCGCAGATTAGCAGTAAAAGGATATGATTACTGCACAGAGAAG GGAAAAGTAGCCTTTGTGTCTTCATATGGGATTCACCAACTCCATATTTTTATCTTTGTGTTAGCAGTTTTTCATGTGCTCTACTGCATCCTTACCTTGGGTTTGGGAAGATACAAG ATGAGAACGTGGAAGGTTTGGGAGAAAGAGACAAAATCAATTGATTACCGCCAGTTCTATAATG ATTCAGAAAGGTTTAGGTTTGCAAGGGATACATCATTTGGACGAAGACATTTGAACTTCTGGAGCAAGTCACCAGTCTCCCTTTGGATT gtCTCTTTCTTTAGACAATTTTCCCACTCAGTTACAAAGGTTGATTACTTAACTCTGAGGCATGGATTTATCATG GCACATTTGGCACCAGGAAGTGAGTCAACATTTGATTTTCAGAAGTACATAAACAGATCAGTTGAAGAGGATTTCAAAGTTATTGTGGGGATTAG TCCAATTATATGGTTCTCTGCAGTGCTGTTCTTGCTGTCCAACACTTATG AATTGTTTCCTCTTTGGACAGGATGGTATTCTTATATTTGGCTACCAACCATCCCTTTAATT ATAGTCCTAATGGTTGGAACCAAACTACAAGTGACTATAACAAAGATGGGGCTGAGAATTCAGGAGAGCGGGGATGTGGTAAAGGGTGCACCTCTTGTTCAACCCAGTGATCACCTCTTTTGGTTCGGAAGCCCCCGCTTCATGCTCTATCTCCTCCACTTTGTTCTCTTTCAG AATGCATTTCAAATGGCCTTCTTTGCATGGAGTACA TATGAGTTTGGGATAACTTCTTGCTTCCACCGGAGCACTGAAGACATTGTCGTCAGGCTCTCATTCGG GGTCCTTGTACAAGTTTTATGCAGTTATTTGACTCTGCCTCTCTATGCTCTAGTAACTCAG ATGGGTTCGACCATGAAACCTACCGTTTTCAATGAGGGAGTGGCAGCAGCACTGAAAGATTGGCACCACAAAGccaaaaagaacacaaaacACAGCCGCCATTCACCTTCAACCACCCCATTCTCAAGCATGCCGCCAAGTCCCTCGCGCGGCACGTCCCCAGTTCATCTGCTGCACAACCACAACTACCGCAGCAATGACGATGAATTTTACGTATCTCCGAGCCGAGCAAACATTGAAATGGGTCATTGGGGCACTGAAGGGTCCTCACATTcaccaaacaacaatgttgGACCTAGTGACGGGGATGAGATTAGGCAAATGACCAACGTTAGGGATCTGGATCAAGAGCCTGGCTCAACGGAATTGCCTCGATCTCCGCTTCCAGTTCGTCGTACCCAGTCTCAGCATGAAGTTTCCTTTAGGTCATCTGACTTTTCATTTGCAAAAGCCAACTGA
- the LOC137735602 gene encoding MLO-like protein 6 isoform X2, which translates to MAELAKERTLEETPTWAVAVVCFVLLAVSIFIEHTIHLIGKWLARKDKRALVEALEKIKSELMLLGFLSLLLTVLQEPISDICISKSIGATWHPCKYNKSSKSGKNGRKLLEIFNPRRRLAVKGYDYCTEKGKVAFVSSYGIHQLHIFIFVLAVFHVLYCILTLGLGRYKMRTWKVWEKETKSIDYRQFYNDSERFRFARDTSFGRRHLNFWSKSPVSLWIVSFFRQFSHSVTKVDYLTLRHGFIMAHLAPGSESTFDFQKYINRSVEEDFKVIVGISPIIWFSAVLFLLSNTYGWYSYIWLPTIPLIIVLMVGTKLQVTITKMGLRIQESGDVVKGAPLVQPSDHLFWFGSPRFMLYLLHFVLFQNAFQMAFFAWSTYEFGITSCFHRSTEDIVVRLSFGVLVQVLCSYLTLPLYALVTQMGSTMKPTVFNEGVAAALKDWHHKAKKNTKHSRHSPSTTPFSSMPPSPSRGTSPVHLLHNHNYRSNDDEFYVSPSRANIEMGHWGTEGSSHSPNNNVGPSDGDEIRQMTNVRDLDQEPGSTELPRSPLPVRRTQSQHEVSFRSSDFSFAKAN; encoded by the exons ATGGCTGAACTCGCTAAAGAGCGTACACTAGAGGAAACACCGACATGGGCTGTTGCTGTGGTCTGTTTTGTGTTGCTTGCAGTTTCAATCTTCATTGAACATACGATCCACCTCATAGGAAAG TGGCTAGCAAGGAAAGACAAGAGAGCTCTAGTTGAAGCACTTGAGAAGATCAAATCCG AGCTTATGCTGTTGGGATTTTTATCCTTGCTCCTAACTGTGCTGCAAGAACCAATCTCTGATATATGCATATCAAAAAGTATTGGAGCCACTTGGCATCCCTGCAAATATAATAAGTCATCAAAATCTGGAAAGAATGGTAGGAAACTTCTTGAGATCTTCAATCCCAGGCGCAGATTAGCAGTAAAAGGATATGATTACTGCACAGAGAAG GGAAAAGTAGCCTTTGTGTCTTCATATGGGATTCACCAACTCCATATTTTTATCTTTGTGTTAGCAGTTTTTCATGTGCTCTACTGCATCCTTACCTTGGGTTTGGGAAGATACAAG ATGAGAACGTGGAAGGTTTGGGAGAAAGAGACAAAATCAATTGATTACCGCCAGTTCTATAATG ATTCAGAAAGGTTTAGGTTTGCAAGGGATACATCATTTGGACGAAGACATTTGAACTTCTGGAGCAAGTCACCAGTCTCCCTTTGGATT gtCTCTTTCTTTAGACAATTTTCCCACTCAGTTACAAAGGTTGATTACTTAACTCTGAGGCATGGATTTATCATG GCACATTTGGCACCAGGAAGTGAGTCAACATTTGATTTTCAGAAGTACATAAACAGATCAGTTGAAGAGGATTTCAAAGTTATTGTGGGGATTAG TCCAATTATATGGTTCTCTGCAGTGCTGTTCTTGCTGTCCAACACTTATG GATGGTATTCTTATATTTGGCTACCAACCATCCCTTTAATT ATAGTCCTAATGGTTGGAACCAAACTACAAGTGACTATAACAAAGATGGGGCTGAGAATTCAGGAGAGCGGGGATGTGGTAAAGGGTGCACCTCTTGTTCAACCCAGTGATCACCTCTTTTGGTTCGGAAGCCCCCGCTTCATGCTCTATCTCCTCCACTTTGTTCTCTTTCAG AATGCATTTCAAATGGCCTTCTTTGCATGGAGTACA TATGAGTTTGGGATAACTTCTTGCTTCCACCGGAGCACTGAAGACATTGTCGTCAGGCTCTCATTCGG GGTCCTTGTACAAGTTTTATGCAGTTATTTGACTCTGCCTCTCTATGCTCTAGTAACTCAG ATGGGTTCGACCATGAAACCTACCGTTTTCAATGAGGGAGTGGCAGCAGCACTGAAAGATTGGCACCACAAAGccaaaaagaacacaaaacACAGCCGCCATTCACCTTCAACCACCCCATTCTCAAGCATGCCGCCAAGTCCCTCGCGCGGCACGTCCCCAGTTCATCTGCTGCACAACCACAACTACCGCAGCAATGACGATGAATTTTACGTATCTCCGAGCCGAGCAAACATTGAAATGGGTCATTGGGGCACTGAAGGGTCCTCACATTcaccaaacaacaatgttgGACCTAGTGACGGGGATGAGATTAGGCAAATGACCAACGTTAGGGATCTGGATCAAGAGCCTGGCTCAACGGAATTGCCTCGATCTCCGCTTCCAGTTCGTCGTACCCAGTCTCAGCATGAAGTTTCCTTTAGGTCATCTGACTTTTCATTTGCAAAAGCCAACTGA
- the LOC137734660 gene encoding tetraspanin-6-like, with protein MYRFSNTVIGFLNLFSLLASIPIIAGGLWMARSSTTCETFLQTPLLVVGFVVLIVSLAGFIGACFHVAWALWVYLVVMLLIIATLMGLTVFGFVVTSQGAGVEVPGRVYKEYHLEDYSPWLRNRVNDPNYWSKIRSCILGSKTCAELIAWTPLDYLERDMSPIQSGCCKPPTLCNYNMATTVSQDQDCYRWNNAPNMLCYECDSCKAGVLEDIKKDWHKLSVLNIVMLVVLIGVYSIGCCAFRNTQRAETDHPYGQNRMSKVRPRWDYHWWRWWHHRREQLY; from the exons atgtacaGGTTCAGCAACACAGTGATAGGGTTCTTGAACCTCTTCAGTCTCTTAGCATCAATACCAATAATCGCCGGAGGTCTATGGATGGCAAGGAGCAGTACCACATGTGAAACTTTCCTCCAAACCCCACTTTTGGTGGTGGGTTTTGTGGTGCTCATAGTATCCCTAGCTGGGTTTATTGGTGCCTGCTTCCATGTGGCCTGGGCACTCTGGGTGTACTTGGTGGTGATGCTGCTGATTATTGCAACCCTAATGGGTTTGACTGTGTTTGGGTTTGTGGTTACAAGCCAAGGTGCTGGAGTGGAGGTGCCTGGTAGGGTCTATAAGGAGTACCACCTTGAGGATTACTCACCATGGTTAAGGAATAGGGTTAACGATCCTAATTATTGGAGTAAGATTAGGAGTTGCATCTTGGGGTCTAAAACTTGTGCTGAGCTTATTGCTTGGACACCTCTTGATTATCTTGAAAGAGACATGTCTCCAATACAG TCTGGTTGTTGCAAGCCCCCAACTTTATGCAATTACAACATGGCAACTACAGTGAGTCAAGACCAAGATTGCTACCGGTGGAATAATGCGCCTAATATGTTATGTTACGAGTGCGATTCGTGCAAAGCTGGAGTTCTTGAAGATATCAAGAAGGACTGGCACAAGCTCTCTGTGTTGAACATTGTCATGCTTGTGGTCCTCATTGGAGTATATTCAATCGGTTGCTGTGCTTTCCGAAACACACAACGAGCTGAAACGGATCACCCGTATGGTCAGAACCGGATGAGCAAAGTTCGTCCCCGATGGGATTACCACTG GTGGAGATGGTGGCACCACAGAAGAGAACAGCTTTATTAG